In one window of Bacteroidota bacterium DNA:
- a CDS encoding SpvB/TcaC N-terminal domain-containing protein produces the protein MKRNIIGRCVVLLAVIIYGSFLNKVFAQQTTLELSQPNTPAGAYYARDAVNMKPPFSTASLQSGQQFRAYIDQNIVYDVPYQTNVSSFNRPLDLSKAVGSIPGTFSVSPNGAACYQMPVDVPPGTAGMQPGISISYNSQAGNGLLGVGFNLNGISYISRCGSNMFNDTDIHGVKFGPDDKFLLDGQQLILSGTIAYGLNGAEYHTEMESFSKVISYGLAGSGPQYFKVFTADGKVLEYGNTADSRIERQSSTQDPSVITWLCNKITDVNGNYIVFLYNENQATGEWSPSEIQYTGNAAAGITPYNSIKFFYLGNRDDKNTQFVNGSKIEQNMLLGAIKTYAEGCPVKEYIFSYSTETYSHLNEIVLSAQGEKNNSTVFSWGDNSQPPNIAFDQQDIVSGAANDYSLTEGDFNGDGLTDVVRIDYINSAKYWTLYIANNINNTVTFSPSGSGQFLNDFTHCLASDMNLDGKAELLVYINNSGRFYQFNAGGNFYALQLVDNNSILTSFDQIILNNGSTHIAKDDVMPECLQVGDFDGDGFPDFLSRIISSVGGSTSYTWNISGLKFGINGLEWHQWFGTQLDLVLKGVQKLLAIDLDGDGKSELIKGNEILKWEQSNFVSKGVIDNFNIDAVDLKYVKIADFNGDGISDIAYRTTTILPNSYSKNTQWYTCIFNGKDHFNSIQLIDITKITQQPEDYDNYLDIADFNGDGKSDILLREYETATFPPEVSLKINSVYYSTGYNNWQQQNFNYSFYSGSGVIAKMMANNGMLGFFNIDNHTDFYDGKTIASFKAGDKSQLVTQIKNGFDVVIKSEFSTLLDRGHYSNTVHATYPYIDVNFPLTIATHVQFDNGFGSFNERVYFYENAQSHLLGKGYMGFGKFTEVLKADSLIKITWYGREGASRPFPFIVKTQVLDVSGNILNQSLFTNKIKKYGNRFLIYNVSTQSLDNIKGLSSLTKLDPITAEPDAYGNIAKTITELTRGGTLEWRTTNEYTFSNLLALANGGWALGLPLTEKTTTQNLFCPAPGDVPYVRNTSYVYYTNGQLKNKILEPTNATLAVTNLYEYYPTTGMLKKTSTTAKVSGANVTRYSGCEYDSKYRFVTKVTNQLGHVSTSVYEPKYGNILKSTDANNLTTTYEYDKFGRLVKTTSPIGVSTGTYYIWAGSGGNTPANALTANVQWQSGVASVTVYYDRLGREIRSEGRNFNNNTILADKCYDLRGRLKTESLPYFVGSQPEYIMYSYDAITNRLINKTGPGISQSYSYDISGTGVSVTDNILGTITSQITDAVGNIINSTDDGGTMIFNYLSCGKTGQLSNSAGVISTMKYDIMGRQTELFDADAGTITYAYTGFGELEKQTDARGLIITTKYDILGRLLQRIEPEGSTNYTYDTKTYGKGLPAIVKRLNSSSVEINAQDFTYDSKSRLSSGKTTIKNVLTGATNSYIAGYNYDSYGRLLNYTYPSGFMITHTYNPYTGELAKIEAPSLPNNNLIWRCNTVNALGQITQFNKGAVVTNNTYNPTTHLLTDITTTNNFINLHYSYNNKLQLSARTDTRNGLYLEETFTYDALNRLHTITDDWGNVQTINYQDNGNIQDKTNVGQYVYDGDKIHALSQITQPYYDLTNMPNKLLTQNITYSSFGKALTIAEGNYTYNITYGTEQQRLISEFKETGTSNGKRTYYMGDYEIEENLDGSGRRERHYISGSNGLAAICEKVSGGAPQMHYVHTDIQGSWQAITTAAGVVEQAMSFDAWGRRRDPQTWENYTPSTMPGFMFNRGYTGHEHLDKFGLINMNGRMYDPLMARMLSPDNFVQSPTYSQSYNRYSYCFNNPLAFTDPSGWIANGGNGGIVEGVSHANYNDQLDQVYGRGMYALDGWNGITVRFAPGAAGCGGDWTTFGSGGATTYPMESNGNSYGYYAPAISIGGGRYNSTYVTFPVLPGEIFNHVYIYSERQWSIVGSSKGTFVSLGGTVASNPSDNYNESNTFGDITGGGGGMTSIMGLATIGAENMNGFGIWASRVSGCFSVANAYNVYVLSNKDGRRTWGEWTRIGLNGLAGGANMFKHPIVQAAGTTFSICDAFGLWNGYYRQVDNVQSSLSSDKLFIPGSLITGSLIPGLGNYSYGIMLGGSNRISFEYKKLGQ, from the coding sequence ATGAAGAGAAACATAATAGGGCGCTGTGTCGTTTTGCTTGCTGTCATTATATACGGTTCATTTCTCAATAAGGTGTTTGCGCAGCAGACCACACTCGAGCTGTCGCAGCCTAATACGCCGGCAGGGGCATATTATGCCAGAGATGCTGTAAACATGAAACCGCCGTTCTCAACCGCATCATTGCAATCAGGTCAACAGTTTCGTGCATACATTGATCAGAATATTGTTTATGATGTTCCATATCAAACCAATGTTAGCAGCTTTAATCGGCCTCTTGATTTGTCCAAGGCGGTTGGTAGTATTCCGGGAACATTTAGTGTTTCACCTAACGGGGCAGCATGTTATCAGATGCCTGTTGATGTTCCGCCCGGTACTGCCGGCATGCAGCCGGGAATCTCTATCAGCTATAACAGTCAAGCGGGAAACGGATTGCTAGGCGTCGGATTTAATCTGAATGGAATTTCATACATCAGCCGTTGTGGCTCAAATATGTTTAATGATACCGATATACATGGAGTAAAGTTTGGTCCCGATGACAAATTTTTGCTTGACGGGCAGCAGCTCATTTTGTCGGGAACAATAGCTTATGGCTTAAATGGTGCAGAGTATCATACCGAGATGGAATCATTTTCTAAAGTAATTTCTTATGGCCTTGCCGGCAGCGGTCCGCAATATTTTAAAGTATTTACTGCTGATGGTAAAGTCCTTGAATACGGAAATACTGCCGATTCGCGCATTGAACGCCAAAGCAGTACTCAAGACCCATCGGTAATAACATGGTTGTGCAATAAAATAACAGACGTAAACGGCAATTACATTGTCTTTTTATACAATGAAAATCAGGCTACCGGCGAATGGAGCCCTTCTGAAATACAATATACAGGCAACGCTGCAGCAGGAATTACTCCGTATAACAGCATAAAGTTTTTTTATCTAGGTAATCGCGATGATAAAAATACGCAGTTTGTAAACGGGTCAAAGATTGAACAAAATATGTTGTTAGGCGCTATAAAAACCTATGCCGAAGGCTGTCCGGTAAAAGAATATATATTCAGCTATTCAACCGAAACCTACTCTCATTTGAACGAAATTGTGCTGTCAGCTCAGGGCGAAAAAAATAATTCTACTGTGTTTAGCTGGGGCGATAATAGCCAACCTCCGAATATTGCATTTGACCAACAGGATATTGTTTCAGGAGCCGCAAATGATTACTCACTTACTGAAGGTGATTTTAACGGAGACGGACTTACCGATGTGGTTCGCATTGATTATATAAATAGTGCCAAATACTGGACACTTTACATTGCAAATAACATCAACAATACCGTCACGTTCTCGCCGTCGGGTTCCGGACAGTTTCTCAATGATTTTACTCATTGTTTGGCTTCAGATATGAACTTGGACGGGAAGGCAGAACTGTTGGTTTATATAAACAATTCCGGTCGTTTCTATCAATTTAATGCGGGCGGCAACTTCTACGCCTTGCAGCTAGTTGACAACAATAGTATCTTGACCAGCTTTGACCAGATAATCCTTAACAATGGAAGCACTCATATAGCTAAAGATGATGTAATGCCCGAATGTTTACAAGTCGGCGATTTTGATGGCGATGGTTTTCCTGATTTTTTATCAAGGATAATAAGCTCGGTGGGCGGCTCTACATCATATACCTGGAATATCTCCGGTTTGAAGTTCGGAATAAACGGGCTCGAATGGCACCAATGGTTTGGAACACAGCTTGACCTTGTTCTTAAAGGTGTACAAAAGCTACTCGCCATTGACCTGGATGGTGATGGAAAATCCGAACTGATAAAAGGAAACGAAATTCTGAAATGGGAACAGAGTAACTTTGTCAGCAAGGGAGTCATAGACAATTTTAATATAGACGCAGTAGACTTGAAATATGTTAAGATTGCGGATTTTAACGGTGACGGGATTTCTGATATCGCTTACAGAACTACTACTATCTTACCAAATTCATACAGCAAAAACACCCAATGGTATACCTGCATTTTCAATGGAAAAGATCATTTTAATTCGATTCAATTAATTGATATCACAAAAATCACACAGCAACCGGAAGATTATGATAATTATTTAGATATTGCCGATTTTAACGGAGATGGTAAATCAGATATCTTGCTCAGGGAATACGAAACTGCAACATTCCCCCCGGAGGTTTCGCTCAAAATAAATAGCGTGTATTATAGCACCGGGTATAATAATTGGCAGCAACAGAATTTTAACTACAGTTTTTACTCAGGTTCCGGGGTAATCGCTAAAATGATGGCGAATAACGGCATGCTTGGATTTTTCAACATTGATAACCATACTGATTTTTATGACGGGAAAACCATTGCTTCCTTTAAGGCAGGGGATAAGAGTCAGCTTGTAACTCAAATAAAAAATGGATTTGATGTTGTTATTAAATCCGAATTCAGCACCCTTCTGGATCGTGGTCATTATTCAAACACTGTTCATGCAACCTATCCCTACATAGACGTGAATTTTCCGCTGACGATTGCCACGCATGTGCAGTTTGATAACGGCTTCGGCTCTTTTAATGAGCGCGTTTACTTCTATGAAAATGCACAGTCGCATCTGCTCGGGAAAGGGTATATGGGATTTGGAAAATTTACGGAAGTTCTAAAAGCAGATTCACTTATTAAAATTACATGGTATGGTCGCGAAGGTGCATCAAGACCCTTCCCGTTTATTGTAAAAACGCAGGTGCTCGATGTGTCGGGCAATATCCTGAACCAATCCCTGTTTACGAATAAAATCAAAAAATACGGGAATCGTTTTCTGATTTACAACGTGTCAACACAATCCTTGGATAATATTAAAGGGCTAAGCAGTCTTACAAAGCTTGATCCAATAACTGCCGAACCCGACGCATACGGTAATATTGCGAAAACAATTACAGAGCTGACTCGCGGCGGAACGCTTGAATGGCGGACAACAAATGAATATACGTTCAGTAATTTACTTGCCCTTGCAAACGGCGGATGGGCACTTGGACTGCCGCTTACTGAAAAAACCACGACACAGAATTTATTTTGTCCCGCCCCCGGTGATGTTCCTTACGTAAGAAATACTTCCTATGTGTATTACACCAACGGACAGCTTAAAAATAAAATTCTGGAACCGACCAATGCAACGCTTGCGGTAACCAATCTTTATGAATATTACCCCACGACGGGCATGCTAAAAAAAACATCTACCACGGCTAAAGTAAGTGGGGCAAACGTTACAAGGTATTCCGGCTGCGAGTACGATTCTAAATACCGTTTCGTTACCAAGGTAACCAATCAGCTAGGACATGTCAGTACTTCTGTATATGAGCCAAAATACGGAAACATACTGAAAAGTACAGATGCAAACAATCTTACGACAACCTATGAATACGATAAATTCGGAAGGCTTGTAAAAACAACGTCACCCATCGGCGTTTCAACCGGAACGTATTATATATGGGCAGGCAGTGGCGGAAATACACCTGCCAATGCGCTTACGGCAAACGTTCAATGGCAATCGGGCGTTGCGTCTGTTACTGTGTATTACGACCGTTTGGGACGGGAAATCCGCAGCGAAGGCAGAAATTTTAATAATAATACTATACTTGCCGATAAATGCTACGACCTGCGTGGCCGTCTGAAAACAGAAAGTCTGCCGTATTTTGTCGGTTCGCAGCCCGAATATATTATGTATAGTTATGATGCCATTACGAATCGCCTGATAAATAAGACAGGACCGGGAATAAGCCAAAGCTATTCCTATGATATCAGCGGCACTGGCGTGAGCGTAACAGACAACATTTTGGGAACCATAACATCGCAAATTACCGATGCTGTCGGCAATATCATAAACAGCACCGACGACGGCGGCACCATGATTTTTAATTACCTGAGCTGCGGTAAAACCGGACAGTTGAGCAACAGTGCAGGTGTTATTTCAACCATGAAATATGACATCATGGGAAGGCAAACCGAATTGTTTGATGCCGACGCCGGAACCATCACATATGCTTACACCGGATTTGGCGAATTGGAAAAACAAACCGATGCCCGCGGATTGATTATTACCACGAAATACGATATTCTCGGGAGGCTGCTGCAGCGCATTGAACCCGAAGGATCCACCAATTATACTTACGACACTAAAACCTATGGCAAGGGTTTGCCCGCCATCGTAAAACGGCTGAACTCCTCAAGCGTGGAAATCAATGCTCAGGATTTTACTTACGACAGCAAGAGCAGGTTATCGTCGGGAAAAACAACCATAAAAAATGTATTGACCGGGGCTACGAATTCGTATATTGCAGGGTATAATTACGACAGCTACGGACGATTGCTGAATTACACATATCCGTCGGGATTTATGATAACGCATACGTATAACCCATATACCGGCGAATTGGCGAAAATCGAAGCGCCAAGTCTGCCCAACAATAACCTTATTTGGCGGTGCAATACGGTAAATGCACTGGGGCAAATTACGCAGTTCAATAAGGGCGCTGTTGTTACTAATAATACATACAATCCCACTACGCACCTGCTCACCGATATCACCACAACCAACAACTTTATAAACCTGCATTACAGTTATAACAACAAGCTGCAGCTTTCGGCACGTACCGACACGCGTAACGGACTGTACCTCGAAGAAACGTTTACCTACGATGCGCTGAACCGCCTGCACACCATTACCGACGATTGGGGCAACGTACAAACCATCAATTATCAGGACAACGGCAACATTCAGGATAAAACCAATGTGGGGCAGTATGTGTATGACGGCGACAAGATACATGCGCTGAGCCAAATTACGCAGCCCTATTACGACCTTACCAACATGCCCAACAAACTGCTTACGCAGAATATTACGTATTCTTCTTTTGGGAAAGCACTCACTATTGCCGAAGGGAATTATACGTATAATATTACGTACGGCACCGAGCAGCAGCGCCTCATATCGGAGTTCAAAGAAACGGGCACCAGCAATGGCAAGCGCACCTATTACATGGGCGATTATGAAATTGAAGAAAACCTGGATGGCAGCGGCCGCCGTGAGCGGCATTATATTAGCGGCAGCAACGGCCTCGCGGCCATATGCGAAAAAGTGAGCGGTGGTGCACCCCAAATGCATTATGTACATACCGATATACAAGGCTCGTGGCAGGCCATCACCACCGCAGCGGGTGTGGTTGAGCAAGCCATGAGTTTTGATGCCTGGGGGCGCCGGCGCGACCCTCAAACCTGGGAGAACTACACACCCTCAACCATGCCGGGCTTTATGTTTAACCGCGGCTATACCGGCCATGAGCATTTAGATAAATTTGGACTGATAAACATGAACGGCCGCATGTACGACCCCCTGATGGCGCGTATGCTCAGCCCCGACAATTTTGTTCAGTCCCCGACTTACTCTCAAAGCTATAACCGCTACAGCTATTGTTTCAACAACCCGCTTGCCTTTACCGACCCCAGTGGATGGATTGCAAATGGTGGTAATGGTGGAATAGTTGAAGGAGTTTCACATGCGAATTACAATGACCAATTGGACCAAGTATATGGAAGGGGAATGTACGCATTAGATGGATGGAATGGAATAACCGTCAGGTTTGCCCCTGGTGCAGCAGGATGCGGAGGCGATTGGACAACATTTGGAAGTGGCGGTGCAACAACTTACCCGATGGAATCAAACGGAAATTCATACGGATACTACGCACCGGCAATTTCAATAGGTGGTGGGCGCTACAATTCAACCTATGTGACCTTCCCGGTTCTTCCCGGTGAAATTTTTAATCATGTTTATATCTATTCTGAAAGACAATGGAGTATTGTAGGATCAAGCAAAGGAACCTTCGTTTCATTGGGAGGAACGGTTGCATCAAATCCTAGTGATAACTATAATGAGAGCAACACATTTGGGGATATTACCGGAGGCGGAGGTGGTATGACTTCGATAATGGGTCTTGCTACAATAGGTGCCGAGAATATGAATGGTTTCGGAATTTGGGCATCTCGTGTTTCAGGATGTTTTTCAGTTGCAAATGCGTATAATGTTTATGTTTTGTCAAATAAGGATGGCCGAAGAACTTGGGGGGAGTGGACAAGAATTGGGCTAAATGGACTTGCCGGTGGCGCAAATATGTTTAAACATCCAATTGTACAAGCAGCAGGAACTACTTTTTCTATTTGTGATGCTTTCGGCTTGTGGAACGGCTATTACCGTCAAGTTGATAATGTTCAATCGAGTCTTTCCTCCGATAAACTATTTATTCCGGGGTCTCTAATTACTGGTAGTTTAATCCCCGGATTAGGTAATTATAGCTATGGAATAATGCTTGGCGGCTCAAACAGAATCTCATTTGAATATAAAAAACTAGGACAATGA